The genomic region CTACTCTTGATGATAGGCTTCACGGCTTCACACTTCATACTTCACCtatgcaaaaaaagaagaagaataagaacctCTAGGCAGCACCAAACTTATAAGAAGAATTGACAATAAGCTCAATTTAACTGGTCAATAAATCTTCCATCTATATTTCTATCAGCAGCACACTAGATAGGCCACACATTTATTCCTACAGTACAGTGAGGAAAAAACAGATTATGGTGCCTGCCAAGTGAGGTAAAAACAGATTATCAGCATCATACTAGATAGGCCACACATCTATATTTCTATCAGCAGCACACTAGATAGGCCACACATTTATTACATTTACATGGTGGTGGCTGGCTGGCAATCATGGCTGCTAGCTCATGCTGCCAGTGTGCATGCACATCTCCTTGCTGGAACCAACCCAACCCAAACGAAGCAATAGTAGCAAACCACACATGTACCAGTAAACTTCAGTATGAAACAATTCCTCGCCGGAAGAAACCACCAAATTATTTCCAAGAATTTTGAAGAAACTGCCTCAAGTCGATTCAGCCAATGATATTATTTTCCACGGGCAAAAAACTATGGTTCTGCTCCCACATGGGCATGGGGTTTTCTGGTTTCAAGACACAAATCACAGAACTGGATGGGCATATAGAAGGTACACTATGAATCTATGGCATCAACCTGCTGGAGTTGCTTGTCCTCAGTGATGAACATCTGCTTCCTCCTTGGGCTTGGTCTTCTGGACAGCTAAAAAAAACATGCAACTGTAAGAAGATGGATTGATGGTAAAAATAGTGAAGAATTGTTATAATATTGCATACAAGAAAATAATAATCCTAATATGAAGATAAGTGTTTTTCTTATTGATGGTTGTAAGATGGACTAATcgtaaaaagagagaagaattttGATTCAGTGAACAGAAAACAAGACGTTATTATTCAGCTATGATACTCGATATTTGACAAGTATCGATATTTGACAAGTATAGTTTCATGTATACTCCTACAAGTTAGGCAGAGCAATGTACAAGATAAATCGTTTTATATAAAGCGTGTCCAATCAATATCCAAAATGCTATCGAGCAGAGCATAGAAACAGAGTCCCAAAAATATAATTATCTGCTACGGCGACAGCAACGCAGCAAGCCAGCAGCGGCAGGCTGGGGCGAGGGTTGGGGAGGAGGCAAGTGTTCTCAGGTTATTAATAGGGAAACTGGGTGATTAACATCtctccaaaaagaaaaagaaaacaaattaaaatattgAGTGTGGCAGCAACATCTACTTGTTACTGGAGTCCTAGTTCAAGATGGCCAAAGGCCACTTGGCACCATGGAACCtgcacaatttccatcatatataTGAATGAGTTAGGAAGTAAAGTAGATTTGAACTACCCAGCCTCATACATATATATAAAGTGTGCTGCACTGCTGTTACAGAAAGTTTCATAGACTTCCAAGTGAAGGGATACAAGTTGTTCAACTGCCATGTTTATTTTTTGTTGTTGGGGAAAGCAATAGCTTAATCAGTTCACTTCTCTAATAGTATGAACAACCTATCACTCGAACAGTCCTTGAGTGCTAATATATTATTGTATTGGTAAAAGAAACATGTCACCACGAAGAGCTTTAATAGTTAGCACCATTTTTTATTAGAGAAGTTCAGAGAGAGATTTGAGAAATCTATATTAGAGAAAACTTGAACACAACATACAAAATTACGAGCTTAACAGTTACTTCTATGACCATATCGCGCAAGCTAAAACATATAAATTAATTAGCATTAGTATGATGTATATGGACAGAATTTCTACCTTGCCGTCCGCAAGAAACATGACGGGAGGTCGAGGAGATTTCGAGCGGCTCCATGTCAGCTGCCATCACCACGGCGAACTCAGATGTCCTGTTGTTAAGAGAACTTGGTCGCTCTGGAAAGCAAGAAACAAAGATTAAAATCACATGAGGTGAAATTAACAGGAAGGACCAATGGGCACTGCTAGGGATTGGTCACCTTCATGGGGAACTGAACATCCAACTAGTTTTAGTCAAAGTCTTAAGCATATACATACTACAAATTGAaccaaaaatcatattcatgtctGTACAATTAATTGCAAGGCTATCCAACTTGAAGTTGGAGAGAGTACAAACTAGTTTATTGGTAGTAAAGCACAGCAGCCTACAGAACATTCAGGTTCTCGCACAAATGCTAGTAGACAGACAAGAGTTGACCACAAACAAAGAATGAATCCATCGTATTATGCCAGTAGTAGGTACAACTTGGCTTCAGTCATAGAAAGGGAACATGAGTTTGCTTGCTTGAACCAAAAGGTTCACCATAGGAATTGGGCATCCAACGTGTTTTAGCCAAAATCGTAAGCATGAACAAACAAACATACGTACAAAATGAACGAAAATCCATATGTCCGTGCAATTAACTATAGGTGCTATCCAACATGCTATTCGATAGAGTAGAGCCTGATTTACTAGCAGCCTGACACAAAATTCTAACTCTAGGCTTGGTGCATGAATCCTAGTAGAGAGACAAGAAAGAGTTGACCACAACAAAGAATTCATTCATGGGATTATTCCAGTAGCAAGTACTGCTTGGCTGCAGTTTTGGAAAGGGGACTTGTGTTTGGTCAAACAAAAAGAAAAAGTGACGCATACTTGTTCATAGATAGAAACTGAACATCCAACGGCAACGGCGGCGCCAAGGTGGTTGGACGGGCGGTAGCTTAGGTGATCTCATCTGCTAGACCATGTTGCTGATGAGCTGCATGTGGCTGCTCCGGTGCCTCTCCACGAACATCCTCGACGCGCCCGCCACCATCTTCTTCCACGTCTGAGCGCGCATGCACACGCAACCAACCAATGCATCATTAGCCAAGGCGATCGAAATTGGGGTACAGAAATGGAGTGACAGAGAGACGTCCAGCGTATTAGCTTACCCGCTCCAGCGCGGCGAGGAAGTGCACGACGCCGGCCTCTTCGAGCCGCGCGCCTCGCTTCACACGCGCGTGGCCGTCGTTGCCCTTctgcgcggaggaggaggaggttgtggTGGTGGTCGGCGGCAGCAGCCCGGCTCTCCAGTCTGTGGACCCGCCGATGCTGCGACGCCGCTTGGGCATCGCCAGCTCCAGATCCGCCCCGGACGCGCCGGAGTCTCTGGAGGAGAGCCCCGACGCGACACGGTGGGACGAGCGCTTGCGGCGCAGCGCAAGGCTGCGGCGGGGCGGGGTTGACCGCTTCTTGGAGAGCGGGTAGGTGGGATCCCACTTGGCCATGCTGGTGCGGTCGTGGTCGGCACCTGTGTGCATGCATCGCTGGCCggccctgtaacgccccgagaccgatgtgccaggtgtcctctagttattcgttgTTATTGCGTTGTCATtgattgcgtgtcatgcattgtatatcatgtcatcatgtgcatttcatttgcatacatgtttgtctcatgcatccgagctttttccccgttgtctgttttgctatccggcgctcctatgtcacccggtgtccctttctaccttttttcgtgtgcgggcgttaaacgttttcggagtggaccaagacttgtcatgtggccttggtttaataccggtagaccgcatgtcaaatttcgtgtcatttggacttcgttcgatattccaacggttaaccgagggaccgagaaggcctcgtgtgtgttgcagcccaacaccctttcaaagtggcccaaaacccacctaagacctctccatcatctcggtcgttcgatcacgatcgcatggctaaaaaccgcacctcatttggactctcctaagtccctctacctataaatatgtgcatctccctCGAAATCCGGGTCTAAACCTAGATCCACTCCTCTTCCGTGCGTCCGGACGCAtctgcgccgcgccggacatgtccgccgctccCCTACATGTCGCCCCGGCCAATCGTGGGCTGCCACGTCAGCGCCACCGTCGCCCGCACCCAACCGCGTCACGCCACGTGTCACTCCGCCAGTTCttacccgctccgccgccgccgggccCGCTGCTACCCAGatccggccctcccggcccggtacgccgctcgccgccgccgatcCAGCGCCCGAGCGTGCCGCTCGCCGCGCCTCCTctctccgtcataccccgtcgccgggcatcgccgcctcctcgtcggacGACGTCGCGCCTCGCCGGAGCGCGGCGCCCTCTCCGCCTGCCGACCGCCGGAACGAGCTCCTCTCCTCCGCCGGCGCGCGCCCTCGGTCGACGTCGCCCCCACGCAGCGCCACCCCGTCCCCCGCTCATCCCCGTCGGCTCCTGCTCGCCGGAGCACCGGCGCGCCATCGTCGCCTTGCATGAGATCGGGAGGAGCCCAATCCATGTAGCCTCGTTGACTCCCGCATGGGCCACCGCAGCCCAGCGCCGGCCCATCTTCTCCAGGCCTAGCTCCACTTCCTCCGGCCTGATGTTTTTTTGTTCTCGAGAGGGTATATTTCTCTAAGTCCCTTATTTTTTGGGGCAttttcatcacatcataactccctcatcgtagctccgttttgcgcgtgtaatatatcaaaatgttcgtcccgacgagtacatcatttcatctcattgcatcattttcatttgagctcatcttgatgcccgaaatgctgttggaagagggctatgtgatgaatttgtcagatctgtttcatcaaatagctatttgtcattttttccatgattaatgtgtgcatgctatgaccctgagctctacatgtgttttttgttatatgtcatgccatctttatagtggtgcttgccatgtatttttgtgatatttgtggtgactagcacaagcttgcaaagtagcgtaatcggtgatgctgatttcagggacttgaatttctctaagtccttgtcctaaTTTTGtcttatgccatatgttcatgttgtttcctagtgattcgtgcctcttttgaggaggatcagtaaagatgttttgttaacattgtggtgctctattcatccatgtctttgtttgcatttatggagcaccctaacttgagtcaattgagctctacttttgctatatcgtgaatcctggcagattgttgacttgttagcgattttgccgaggatgttgctattgatctgtgCATACTATGTTGtagttcttgccatgtctagcttctatgtcatgtattcttgatgggtgtatgcttagtttggcATTCCatgctctttagtgagtgcatcgagctcgtaaacatgcctacttgctaatctgtcttgcatgctccagtttttcactaagtctgaatctgtttgtgtatttgccatgttcacatgcttgccattgtattttctgatcccttttggctcaagggcactaagggacttttgttaagtgctttgagtcgCTTCAttacatgccttgctttgccatgatatgttcctgtagcatatagttttcatgctctaaagtgtacttcctgatgataaatcccagacttgtgttaatttcactaagtctgaaacctgttatcatttgcacttttgacatgcttgtttgagcctattaatggatgaattagctgtacctcagtgttcatcttttgtcaagcttcatgagtggttccctgccatgtattttgttgtcatgtttgagtttGTAGCATATTTattttgatgcatttagatggctacttgctgtttatcgcagaccggtgccatatttgtttttcttgtcatttccaaaccgtgcatccgattccagtgatctttatatcgatttcaaccgaaatcacctcctctttctagtggcactcttggatttccaagttgaggccaggttcaatcattcctttgcagggcatgcatatgcatcacataccgcatcccgcatatcataccatgttcatgtgttggttgtttactatgttgtgtgcttctttccggtgttgcttcttcgggttggttccggtaatgtcgcgtttgtgaggacccgtttgactacgtccgtttgtcttcttcatggactcgttcttcttccttgcgggatttcaggcaagatgaccataccctcgaaatcacttctatctttgcttgctagttgctcgctcttttgctatgcctatgctgtgatacctaccacttgcttatcatgccacccatattgctgaaccaagcctctaacccaccttatcctagcaaaccgttgtttggctatgttaccgctttgctcagcccctcttatatcgttgtttgtttcaggtgaagattggagcttgttccatgtttggaacatggatattttgttgggatatcacaatatctcttatttaattaatgcatctatatacttggtaaagggtggaaggctcggccttatgcctggtgttttgttccactcttgccgccctagtttccgtcatatcggtgttatgttcccggattttgcgttccttacgcggttgggttataatgggaaccccttgacagtttgccttgaataaaactcctccagcaaggcccaacgttggttttaccattctccacctagcctttttcccttgggagtcgcacatcccgagggtcatctttattttaaccctccccgggccagtgcttgtctaagtgttggtccgaaatagagtcctttgcagcgccacctcgggggaacttgagggctggttttagttgtacggagcgctcatccggtgttgccctgagaacgagatatgtgcaactcctatcaggatgtcagcgcatcgggcggtcttgctggtcttgttttacctgtcgaaatgtcttgtaaccgggattctgagcctgatcgggtcttcccgctagaaggaatatccttcgttgaccgtgagagcttgtgatgcgctaagttgggacacccctacagggttttgaactttcgaaagccgtgcccgcggttatgggcagatgggaatttgttaacgtccggttgtagaaaacctgaagttgaccttaattaaaatacatcaaccgcgtgtgttaccgtgatggtctctttccggcggagtccgggaactgaacacggtgttggagttatgcttgacgtaggttgttctaggatcacttcttgatcatagttgtttgaccatgcttttgccttctcttctcgctctcttttgcgaataggttagccaccatatatgctagtcgcttgctgcagctccatatcatacctttaccttacccataagcttaaatagtcttgatcacgagggtgtgagattgctgagtccccgtgactcacagatacttccaaaaccagtttgcaggtaccgatgttaccgagcaggtgaagcaaccaagctcaaggaggagctcgatgaagatcttgtcctttgtgttgtttcgttttagttgattagtagtggagcccagttggggttgatcgaggaccttgtcgcatggggttcttcttttattttggttccgtagtcggaccttgattgtatttggatgatgtaatgctttattcatgtattgtgtgaagtggcaattgtaagccaactatgtattcttttcccttatgtattacatgggttgtgtgaagattacctcacttgcgacattgctttcaatgcggttatgcctctaactcgtgctttgacatgtgggagatatagccgcatcgagggcgttacaggcctCGTGGGAATGAGTGCTTTTCTCTCTGCCGGCTCGAGCTCGATCGATCGTGTGGTCGCTGTGCTTTGTGTGACCACCAGTTTTACTTGTCCCGTGACACCGACGGGTGAAACATAGGGAA from Triticum aestivum cultivar Chinese Spring chromosome 4A, IWGSC CS RefSeq v2.1, whole genome shotgun sequence harbors:
- the LOC123083829 gene encoding uncharacterized protein: MAKWDPTYPLSKKRSTPPRRSLALRRKRSSHRVASGLSSRDSGASGADLELAMPKRRRSIGGSTDWRAGLLPPTTTTTSSSSAQKGNDGHARVKRGARLEEAGVVHFLAALERTWKKMVAGASRMFVERHRSSHMQLISNMV